A single genomic interval of Pyrus communis chromosome 7, drPyrComm1.1, whole genome shotgun sequence harbors:
- the LOC137738933 gene encoding cysteine-rich receptor-like protein kinase 10, whose protein sequence is MKFLALYASYFLLISCILQIYYPAKAQKIYSFSNCNAAANYTSGSVYEQNLNLTLTSLVANASQTGYYITSIGQNNNVVYGLVQCRGDLSKIDCQACANIAATEIRQFCFSQKEASVGYINCTLQYSDWRFFSTFDSLPRLAIYYNQTANDPVLFKSQVDNLVNNLSSNAASNPSKFAIGVTSYTDSKDLYGMTQCTQDLAENSCLTCLQRIASYVPPDGFVGYTLISESCYLRYEIYSFFLSPIQHPPPLAAPSPFPNSTPTGGTNKTTGKEKISKTIVIIVIPLLLGLLVVATSCACFLLRKKTRRSGVDYLSDVREDGNNSRDALLIGLNTLKVATSNFLTAYKLGEGGFGPVYKGKLPDGQDIAVKRLSRSSGQGLAELKTEVILVAKLLHRNLVRLLGFCLEDEEKLLVYEYLPNGSLDKILFGQGRTFSLEWERRFKIIVGIARGLLYLHEDSQLRIIHRDLKASNILLDKDMNPKISDFGLAKLFGESQTHGNTNRISGTFGYMAPEYAKNGTFSTKSDAFSFGVLVLEIITGRKNSSFRTFSNLQSYAWQHWANGTSLELLDPSLGDQWPRYEVLKCIHIGLLCVQEAAAERPTMSEVVMMLNSYTITSAVPSQPAFYVRQESSANSQNLTASELDMLAEAAQSVNDVTVSELYPR, encoded by the exons atgaaatttcttGCATTATACGCTTCTTATTTTCTCCTTATTTCATGCATTCTTCAAATTTACTATCCCGCTAAAGCGCAAAAGATTTACTCTTTTTCGAACTGTAACGCCGCTGCCAATTACACTTCCGGGAGTGTCTATGAGCAAAACCTAAATCTTACCCTCACTTCCCTTGTTGCCAATGCATCTCAAACTGGATATTACATCACAAGCATTGGTCAGAACAACAATGTGGTTTATGGCCTTGTTCAATGCCGCGGTGATCTCTCTAAAATCGATTGCCAAGCTTGTGCAAATATAGCGGCAACTGAGATCAGGCAATTCTGTTTTAGCCAGAAGGAGGCTTCGGTTGGCTACATAAATTGCACGTTGCAGTATTCGGACTGGCGTTTCTTCTCTACTTTCGACAGTTTGCCGAGGTTGGCCATATACTACAATCAGACAGCAAATGACCCCGTTCTTTTCAAAAGTCAGGTAGACAACTTGGTTAATAACCTATCATCAAACGCCGCTTCCAATCCTTCAAAATTTGCTATCGGGGTCACCAGTTACACGGATTCCAAAGATTTATATGGCATGACTCAGTGCACCCAAGACCTAGCAGAAAACAGCTGCTTAACTTGCCTGCAGCGGATTGCCAGTTATGTACCGCCGGATGGATTTGTTGGGTATACGCTAATTTCTGAGAGCTGTTATCTCCGGTATGAGATATATTCATTTTTCCTGTCACCAATTCAACATCCACCACCTCTAGCGGCACCCTCTCCATTTCCTAATTCAACTCCTACTGGTGGCACTAATAAGACTACTG GAAAGGAGAAGATTTCAAAAACCATCGTCATCATAGTTATCCCACTACTTTTGGGATTGCTTGTGGTAGCCACAAGCTGCGCTTGTTTCTTGTTGCGGAAAAAGACCAGGAGAAGTGGAGTTG ATTATCTTTCGGATGTTCGTGAAGATGGTAACAATAGTAGGGATGCACTTTTGATTGGATTAAATACACTTAAAGTTGCAACCAGCAATTTCTTAACAGCCTATAAACTCGGAGAAGGCGGATTTGGTCCAGTTTACAAG GGAAAACTGCCCGATGGACAGGACATAGCAGTGAAAAGGCTGTCACGTAGTTCAGGCCAAGGTCTAGCAGAACTAAAAACGGAAGTAATTCTAGTTGCTAAGCTACTGCATCGGAATCTTGTAAGACTGTTAGGGTTCTGCTTAGAAGATGAAGAGAAGCTACTCGTCTACGAATACCTACCCAACGGGAGCTTGGACAAGATTTTATTTG GTCAGGGGAGAACATTTAGTTTGGAATGGGAAAGAAGGTTCAAAATCATTGTCGGAATTGCTCGAGGGCTACTTTACCTGCATGAAGATTCTCAGCTTCGGATTATTCATCGAGATTTGAAAGCCAGCAACATCCTGTTAGACAAAGACATGAACCCCAAAATATCTGATTTTGGTTTAGCCAAATTGTTCGGCGAGAGCCAGACTCATGGCAATACGAACCGGATTTCTGGTACTTT TGGATACATGGCACCAGAATATGCTAAAAATGGAACATTTTCGACCAAATCTGATGCCTTTAGCTTTGGGGTTTTAGTTCTTGAAATTATAACAGGTCGGAAGAACTCCAGCTTCCGCACTTTCTCAAATCTACAAAGTTAT GCATGGCAACATTGGGCAAATGGAACATCATTGGAGTTATTGGATCCGAGTTTGGGAGACCAGTGGCctagatatgaagttttgaagtgCATCCACATTGGGTTGTTATGCGTTCAAGAAGCTGCGGCTGAAAGACCTACTATGTCAGAGGTTGTTATGATGCTCAATAGCTACACTATTACCTCCGCCGTGCCTTCGCAGCCAGCATTTTATGTCCGACAGGAAAGCTCCGCCAACTCACAGAACTTAACTGCATCTGAGCTCGATATGTTAGCAGAAGCAGCTCAGTCGGTAAATGATGTTACAGTCTCTGAACTCTATCCTCGCTAG